The Solibacillus sp. FSL R7-0682 genome includes a window with the following:
- a CDS encoding SMI1/KNR4 family protein has protein sequence MNRQDVEELIISQEDEFFFTGGVTEELIHEIEKELNVQLPESYKWFLSQYGYGGINGVLIQGVGLDKSLQVVNTTLSLREYGLPNNLVVIENIDEYVYCFDTAQMNNNECPIIDWDQASGIGKKHYKNLYNYLYERFNDAIENL, from the coding sequence ATGAATAGACAAGATGTAGAAGAATTAATTATAAGTCAAGAAGATGAGTTTTTTTTTACTGGAGGGGTTACAGAGGAGCTTATCCATGAGATTGAAAAGGAACTCAATGTCCAGTTGCCAGAAAGTTATAAATGGTTTCTAAGTCAATATGGTTATGGTGGTATAAATGGAGTATTAATACAAGGTGTTGGTTTAGATAAGTCGTTACAAGTTGTTAATACTACACTAAGTTTAAGAGAATATGGGTTGCCTAATAATTTAGTTGTTATTGAAAATATAGATGAATATGTATATTGTTTTGATACTGCACAAATGAATAATAATGAATGTCCTATAATTGATTGGGATCAAGCTAGTGGTATAGGAAAAAAACATTATAAAAATTTATATAATTACCTATATGAAAGATTTAATGATGCTATTGAGAATTTATAA
- a CDS encoding HNH/ENDO VII family nuclease → MAVAYTSFKEGGYKGVISAGLDFIPIVGNAKALVEAAIGRDPITGRKLESWERGASAAAILGGPLVKGVKLGAKLGAKAISGATSSSKKTVNLAKSPTPTNPTKQQAPSQAKKEASATTATPAKSKGQGTGKTNPVWLSDKYKVVYYEGNVKVKGQTRDVSRRIYQNNEINWDYFDPSTGLTNRQRAKLGNAPIGSDGYPIELHHTIQKEVGPVVELQYTKHKQYYFTLHVLTEDGNSFRNNEILDKQYKNFRGKYWRWRANNLD, encoded by the coding sequence GTGGCCGTTGCGTACACGTCCTTTAAAGAGGGCGGCTACAAAGGGGTAATCTCTGCCGGATTAGACTTCATTCCGATAGTAGGAAATGCGAAAGCATTGGTAGAAGCGGCAATTGGAAGAGATCCGATCACCGGTAGAAAGCTGGAAAGCTGGGAGCGTGGAGCATCAGCCGCTGCTATTTTAGGCGGCCCTCTAGTAAAAGGGGTAAAACTTGGTGCAAAACTAGGTGCAAAGGCTATTTCAGGAGCTACATCAAGTAGCAAGAAAACAGTAAATCTGGCCAAGTCCCCAACGCCAACGAATCCGACAAAGCAGCAAGCACCGTCTCAGGCAAAGAAGGAAGCAAGTGCAACAACGGCAACACCTGCGAAATCTAAGGGGCAGGGTACGGGGAAAACTAATCCTGTATGGCTGAGTGATAAATACAAGGTTGTTTACTATGAGGGGAATGTAAAGGTAAAGGGTCAAACAAGGGATGTGAGTAGACGAATATATCAGAATAACGAAATTAATTGGGACTACTTTGATCCTTCTACAGGTTTGACAAATCGCCAGAGAGCTAAGTTAGGTAACGCTCCAATTGGTTCAGATGGGTATCCAATAGAACTACATCATACAATTCAAAAAGAAGTAGGTCCTGTAGTAGAATTACAGTATACAAAACACAAACAGTACTATTTTACTCTGCATGTGCTCACTGAGGATGGAAATAGTTTTAGGAATAATGAGATTCTAGATAAGCAGTACAAGAATTTTAGAGGTAAATACTGGCGTTGGAGGGCGAATAATTTAGATTAG
- a CDS encoding suppressor of fused domain protein, with the protein MGNIELIKEIRTAIKQNNVERVVELIGSDMELMNMVTTFGTWLHVAATHGKLEIVKRLIDLGADINKRGGVFGGGAINVAASEGHIDIVRCLLSNGAEIDVSEPERNPLFAAIRGGHIDIVKLLIENGIDIHVTYTGESMKNMDALAFAHERGQKEIANLLDSAKKEEYKDTAQNKTNEILDYIREHFGPIYHTISEIVLGSKVTVDIQIILPTKDRDFITLVTTGMSDVAMDETEESVGSRYAELVLKLPANWPISKDEMGDNVHFWPLKWLRMVAHIPHSYDGWLEAGVVLPNGDPPMPFASNTALSCILISKSEVGGGFVNLENRVIDFYTLLPIYEEERKIALQKGYDYLIEKYDENGVSDVLDIKRKNIGLNG; encoded by the coding sequence ATGGGAAATATTGAGCTAATTAAAGAAATTCGTACAGCTATCAAACAAAATAATGTTGAAAGAGTAGTCGAGTTAATTGGTTCAGATATGGAACTCATGAATATGGTTACAACATTTGGAACTTGGCTACATGTTGCAGCTACACATGGAAAGCTTGAAATAGTCAAGCGACTTATAGACTTAGGTGCTGACATAAATAAACGCGGGGGTGTTTTTGGTGGTGGAGCAATTAACGTAGCGGCTTCAGAAGGACATATTGATATTGTTAGATGTCTATTGTCTAATGGAGCTGAAATAGATGTGAGCGAACCAGAAAGGAACCCATTGTTTGCAGCGATTCGTGGTGGACATATAGATATTGTTAAACTTCTCATTGAAAATGGAATTGATATTCATGTTACGTACACAGGAGAATCTATGAAAAATATGGATGCATTAGCATTTGCACATGAACGAGGGCAAAAAGAAATAGCTAATTTATTGGATTCTGCTAAAAAAGAAGAGTATAAAGATACTGCGCAAAATAAAACAAATGAGATTTTAGATTATATAAGAGAACATTTTGGTCCCATTTATCATACAATTAGTGAAATTGTCCTTGGTAGTAAAGTAACGGTTGATATTCAAATAATACTGCCAACGAAGGATCGTGATTTTATCACTCTTGTGACTACAGGGATGAGTGATGTTGCAATGGACGAAACAGAAGAAAGTGTAGGTTCTAGATATGCAGAATTAGTACTCAAGTTACCTGCGAATTGGCCGATAAGCAAAGATGAAATGGGGGATAATGTTCATTTTTGGCCATTAAAGTGGTTAAGAATGGTCGCTCATATCCCCCATTCATATGATGGATGGTTAGAGGCAGGGGTCGTTCTTCCAAATGGGGATCCTCCAATGCCATTTGCTTCTAATACAGCATTATCATGTATTTTGATAAGTAAATCTGAAGTAGGAGGAGGTTTTGTGAATTTGGAAAATAGAGTAATTGATTTTTATACTCTATTACCTATATATGAAGAAGAAAGAAAGATAGCTTTACAAAAAGGATATGATTATTTAATAGAAAAATACGATGAAAATGGTGTATCAGATGTACTTGATATAAAAAGGAAAAACATCGGTTTGAACGGTTAG
- a CDS encoding AHH domain-containing protein, with translation MKTQVGDSPEGMKDPHAHHILFKKGLGKSQQELVEEGQKILREYDIDPIFGIENLTWAPNRVKGQHSIDALKVVDNIKEVKNHGGDRDDMVQRFKELGDLAATRR, from the coding sequence TTGAAAACCCAAGTTGGTGATTCACCTGAAGGAATGAAAGACCCCCACGCACATCACATTCTATTTAAGAAAGGTCTTGGAAAATCTCAACAAGAGCTTGTTGAGGAAGGGCAAAAAATATTAAGAGAGTATGACATAGACCCAATTTTCGGCATTGAAAATTTAACTTGGGCACCAAATAGAGTTAAAGGACAACATAGTATTGATGCACTAAAAGTAGTAGATAATATTAAAGAAGTAAAAAATCATGGCGGTGACCGAGATGACATGGTTCAAAGGTTTAAAGAATTAGGTGACTTAGCCGCTACAAGGAGATAG